One genomic region from Candidatus Dormiibacterota bacterium encodes:
- a CDS encoding acyl-CoA dehydrogenase family protein, with protein MAAAADLARLRSFMDEHVYPSEAIYASQLASGASPWQQPPVMERLKDLARRNGLWNLFLPEPEYGAGLTNRQYAPLCELMGSSPIAPEVFNCNAPDTGNMEVLARYGSPEQRERWLVPLLSGEIRSGFSMTEPDVASSDATNVRASIRRDGDTYVLDGLKWWTTGAMHPACKVLIYMGKSDPQAPKYLQQSMVLVPIGTPGVRIVRHLSIFGYDDAPFGHCEIAFDNVRVPLENVILGEGRGFEIAQGRLGPGRLHHCLRLLGMSERVLAMMVRRVRSRVAFGKTLAEQGVVREWIARSRIDIDQARLLTYDAADRLDREGNKRAATAIAMAKVVAPNAAQRVIDRAIQAFGAEGLLDDTGLSHAWIAARSLRIADGPDEVHLVAIAKAELAKYDPAHV; from the coding sequence ATGGCTGCTGCCGCCGATCTCGCCCGACTGCGTTCCTTCATGGACGAACACGTTTACCCGAGCGAAGCAATCTACGCGTCCCAACTCGCTTCGGGAGCCTCGCCTTGGCAACAACCGCCCGTCATGGAACGCCTCAAAGACTTGGCGCGCAGGAACGGTCTATGGAACCTGTTCCTTCCCGAACCTGAATACGGCGCGGGCCTGACCAACCGCCAATACGCGCCGCTCTGCGAATTGATGGGAAGCTCGCCGATTGCGCCCGAGGTCTTCAATTGCAACGCACCGGACACCGGAAATATGGAGGTGCTCGCGCGGTACGGTTCTCCCGAGCAACGCGAGCGCTGGCTGGTGCCGTTACTCAGCGGCGAGATTCGCTCCGGATTCTCCATGACCGAGCCCGACGTCGCCTCTTCGGATGCGACGAACGTGCGGGCGTCGATTCGCCGTGACGGCGATACGTACGTGCTCGACGGCCTCAAGTGGTGGACGACCGGCGCGATGCATCCGGCATGCAAAGTCTTGATCTACATGGGCAAGTCCGATCCGCAAGCGCCCAAATACTTGCAGCAATCGATGGTGCTGGTCCCGATCGGCACGCCGGGCGTGCGCATCGTGCGCCACCTCTCCATCTTCGGCTATGACGACGCACCCTTCGGCCACTGCGAAATCGCGTTCGACAACGTGCGCGTTCCACTAGAGAACGTGATCTTGGGCGAAGGCCGCGGTTTCGAAATCGCTCAGGGGCGTCTAGGGCCGGGCCGCCTGCATCATTGCCTGCGTCTGCTCGGCATGAGCGAACGCGTCCTCGCGATGATGGTGCGCCGCGTACGTTCGCGCGTCGCTTTCGGGAAGACGCTGGCGGAGCAAGGCGTCGTGCGAGAGTGGATCGCGCGCTCGCGTATCGATATCGACCAGGCGCGATTGCTCACCTACGATGCGGCCGACCGTTTGGATCGCGAAGGCAACAAACGCGCGGCGACCGCGATCGCGATGGCCAAGGTCGTCGCACCGAACGCCGCGCAGCGCGTGATCGACCGCGCGATCCAGGCCTTCGGCGCCGAGGGACTTCTCGACGACACCGGCCTCTCCCATGCCTGGATCGCGGCACGCTCGCTGCGCATCGCCGACGGCCCGGACGAAGTGCATCTGGTCGCGATTG